A section of the Anas platyrhynchos isolate ZD024472 breed Pekin duck chromosome 37, IASCAAS_PekinDuck_T2T, whole genome shotgun sequence genome encodes:
- the LOC140001115 gene encoding uncharacterized protein, whose protein sequence is MDKAPQLSPGERLKARRDDRQEKERAVLSSSSQEKQPELPPFPGTLDIIYQEKVQPWNRKAQQKKEPSLRLPVMPKLPPAITKHLRNQLQKGTVPKTEPRSKSKQEPKTAPKEQVQDQGRAKAEKSGKHQKSKGQKAAKAPPEVRTVPILEALPVTERVKRPKSQKAPGLLETPIVSILSLSSSEGSMIQEPSDNSGRFQRGSSSSQRLPKLRAGRFWSVLPDRPKMEASNCKPSTSGTVTHQGASSEHQLPKLVPRPPTAYRY, encoded by the exons ATGGACAAAGCGCCCCAGCTGTCACCCGGGGAGCGTCTCAAGGCCCGCAGGGAtgacaggcaggagaaggaacgGGCTGTGTTGTCGTCTTCCAGCCAAG AGAAACAGCCTGAACTGCCACCCTTCCCGGGCACCTTGGACATCATTTATCAAGAAAAAGTGCAGCCCTGGAACAGGAAGGCCCAGCAGAAGAAGGAGCCTTCGTTGAG GCTGCCGGTGATGCCCAAGCTGCCTCCTGCCATAACGAAGCATTTGCGCAaccagctgcagaaaggaaCTGTGCCCAAAACAGAGCCCAGGAGCAAATCCAAACAAGAGCCCAAAACAGCACCCAAAGAGCAGGTGCAAGACCAAGGCCGGGCAAAGGCTGAAAAATCTGGAAAACATCAGAAGAGCAAgggccaaaaagcagcaaaagccccTCCTGAAGTCAGGACAGTACCCATCCTGGAAGCCCTGCCTGTGACGGAGCGAGTGAAGCGCCCCAAATCTCAGAAAGCCCCAGGCCTGCTAGAAACACCCATCGTGTCCATACTGTCCCTGTCGAGCTCGGAGGGCAGCATGATTCAGGAGCCCAGCGACAACAGCGGCAGATTCCAGCGAGGGAGCTCCAGCTCCCAAAGACTGCCAAAGTTACGGGCTGGGAGGTTCTGGTCCGTGCTTCCAGACCGCCCAAAGATGGAGGCATCCAATTGCAAGCCCTCTACTTCTGGCACAGTGACACACCAGGGGGCAAGTTCCGAGCATCAACTGCCAAAGCTCGTACCCAGGCCCCCTACGGCCTATAGATATTAG